Proteins found in one Heptranchias perlo isolate sHepPer1 chromosome 23, sHepPer1.hap1, whole genome shotgun sequence genomic segment:
- the LOC137341139 gene encoding chromobox protein homolog 8-like isoform X1 yields the protein MELSAVGERVFAAESLLKRRIRKGRVEYLVKWKGWSPKYSTWEPEENILDARLISAFDEREREREMYGPKKRGPKPKTFLLKAKAKTYAFRSDVARGLRMSYPGRSSQESSTRSREGLRRDPAGALQLSSLSRGETSKDRSARVEEIPRAHQKPGSHKHRGEGGPRKKGPKPSKMDYKDGQAVRAGSPKRRTPEDVEGRTPTYPHFKRRKSEELDSGSDDLEEKMESGLIHLTGRQEAKLGSGVPSHAAPRTHLNRASLGYGENKYGADSHTLRTKQGMESAVSKSEPGIDASALKSKHVSEGTVSRNSVCVTSDRSVSKSPLLAKHQVSRFLSEPEESWSPSLNNLEKVVVTDVTSNFLTVTIKESSTDEGFFKEKV from the exons ATGGAGCTCTCTGCCGTAGGGGAGAGGGTTTTCGCGGCCGAATCTCTCCTCAAACGACGCATCAGGAAA gGTCGAGTCGAATACCTGGTGAAATGGAAGGGCTGGTCTCCGAA GTACAGTACGTGGGAGCCAGAAGAAAATATCCTGGACGCCCGTCTGATATCAGCCTTTGACGAGAG GGAACGAGAAAGAGAAATGTACGGGCCAAAAAAGCGTGGACCGAAACCCAAAACGTTCTTGCTAAAG GCGAAAGCAAAGACATACGCCTTCCGCAGTGATGTAGCGAGGGGACTGAGGATGTCCTACCCGGGCAGGTCTAGTCAAGAATCCTCGACCAGGTCCAGAGAAGGACTCCGGAGAGACCCTGCGGGAGCTTTGCAGCTCAGCAGCCTTTCGAGAGGAGAGACTTCCAAAGATAGGAGTGCTAGAGTCGAGGAGATCCCCAGAGCCCACCAGAAACCAGGGTCTCACAAACACAGAGGAGAAGGTGGTCCCAGGAAAAAGGGTCCGAAACCGAGCAAAATGGACTACAAGGACGGCCAAGCTGTACGTGCAGGGTCTCCCAAAAGGAGGACACCGGAAGACGTTGAAGGAAGGACACCAACATACCCCCATTTTAAACGTAGGAAATCCGAGGAGCTTGATTCAGGGAGTGATgatctggaggagaagatggaaagCGGACTCATCCACTTGACTGGGCGACAGGAAGCAAAGCTGGGCAGCGGTGTGCCAAGTCACGCCGCTCCCAGAACACACCTGAATCGCGCTTCACTGGGCTACGGAGAAAATAAATACGGTGCAGACTCACATACCCTTCGGACTAAGCAGGGCATGGAAAGCGCCGTCTCCAAGAGTGAACCAGGGATAGATGCCTCTGCACTTAAAAGTAAGCACGTATCAGAGGGCACGGTGTCCAGgaatagtgtgtgtgtgaccagcgACAGGTCTGTTTCAAAGTCCCCTTTGCTGGCCAAACACCAAGTCTCCAGATTTCTGTCGGAGCCAGAAGAGTCCTGGAGCCCATCATTGAACAATctggagaaagtggtggtgacgGATGTCACGTCAAACTTTCTGACTGTAACCATTAAAGAAAGCAGCACAGATGAAgggttcttcaaagaaaaagtttaa
- the LOC137341139 gene encoding chromobox protein homolog 8-like isoform X2 produces MYGPKKRGPKPKTFLLKAKAKTYAFRSDVARGLRMSYPGRSSQESSTRSREGLRRDPAGALQLSSLSRGETSKDRSARVEEIPRAHQKPGSHKHRGEGGPRKKGPKPSKMDYKDGQAVRAGSPKRRTPEDVEGRTPTYPHFKRRKSEELDSGSDDLEEKMESGLIHLTGRQEAKLGSGVPSHAAPRTHLNRASLGYGENKYGADSHTLRTKQGMESAVSKSEPGIDASALKSKHVSEGTVSRNSVCVTSDRSVSKSPLLAKHQVSRFLSEPEESWSPSLNNLEKVVVTDVTSNFLTVTIKESSTDEGFFKEKV; encoded by the exons ATGTACGGGCCAAAAAAGCGTGGACCGAAACCCAAAACGTTCTTGCTAAAG GCGAAAGCAAAGACATACGCCTTCCGCAGTGATGTAGCGAGGGGACTGAGGATGTCCTACCCGGGCAGGTCTAGTCAAGAATCCTCGACCAGGTCCAGAGAAGGACTCCGGAGAGACCCTGCGGGAGCTTTGCAGCTCAGCAGCCTTTCGAGAGGAGAGACTTCCAAAGATAGGAGTGCTAGAGTCGAGGAGATCCCCAGAGCCCACCAGAAACCAGGGTCTCACAAACACAGAGGAGAAGGTGGTCCCAGGAAAAAGGGTCCGAAACCGAGCAAAATGGACTACAAGGACGGCCAAGCTGTACGTGCAGGGTCTCCCAAAAGGAGGACACCGGAAGACGTTGAAGGAAGGACACCAACATACCCCCATTTTAAACGTAGGAAATCCGAGGAGCTTGATTCAGGGAGTGATgatctggaggagaagatggaaagCGGACTCATCCACTTGACTGGGCGACAGGAAGCAAAGCTGGGCAGCGGTGTGCCAAGTCACGCCGCTCCCAGAACACACCTGAATCGCGCTTCACTGGGCTACGGAGAAAATAAATACGGTGCAGACTCACATACCCTTCGGACTAAGCAGGGCATGGAAAGCGCCGTCTCCAAGAGTGAACCAGGGATAGATGCCTCTGCACTTAAAAGTAAGCACGTATCAGAGGGCACGGTGTCCAGgaatagtgtgtgtgtgaccagcgACAGGTCTGTTTCAAAGTCCCCTTTGCTGGCCAAACACCAAGTCTCCAGATTTCTGTCGGAGCCAGAAGAGTCCTGGAGCCCATCATTGAACAATctggagaaagtggtggtgacgGATGTCACGTCAAACTTTCTGACTGTAACCATTAAAGAAAGCAGCACAGATGAAgggttcttcaaagaaaaagtttaa